Proteins co-encoded in one Oreochromis aureus strain Israel breed Guangdong linkage group 3, ZZ_aureus, whole genome shotgun sequence genomic window:
- the LOC116329737 gene encoding GTPase IMAP family member 9-like has product MLGEKSIPYTIALFTGGDKLTVDIETFYTQNKILNDFVNQCGGGYHVFNNESTDPFQVRELMKKINTMVQRNKERCYTNDMFRKGQEILRKEEADLRIVLVGKTGVGKSSSGNTILMGNVFKSTSSSSSVTLVCQKETSQFDFKRLAVIDTPGLFHTKLTKKEVRTEIYKCSSFAAPGPHVFLIVIEPNLFTEKEKETVKIIKKLFGDNAARYTMVLFTQKDNLKPGAVDIGASISNNPALGDLIDQCGGRYHVFNNREKDPSQVRELLEKINTMVWENGGSYYTNEMFDKAESAIEKEMERLIKAEPEMTKKEVRHRAERKNGFIQQSFLAAVTTVAPGLSAGAGAGTIAAAIGTGIGIEVAIGGAIGTIGGPVGTAVGAALGAGVGLAVGAIALKMKTNDCVTQ; this is encoded by the coding sequence ATGCTTGGAGAAAAGTCAATACCTTACACTATTGCTTTGTTCACTGGTGGAGACAAACTGACGGTTGATATTGAAACATTTTATACTCAAAACAAAATTCTCAATGACTTTGTTAATCAGTGTGGAGGAGGATATCATGTTTTTAACAACGAAAGCACAGATCCCTTTCAGGtcagagagctcatgaagaagATCAACACCATGGTTcagagaaataaagaaagatgCTACACCAATGACATGTTCAGAAAGGGACAAGAAATTCtgagaaaagaagaagcagaCCTTAGAATTGTTCTTGTTGGGAAAACTGGAGTTGGGAAGAGTTCATCAGGAAACACAATCTTAAtgggaaatgtttttaaatcaacatCATCTTCTTCCTCTGTGACATTAGTTTGTCAGAAAGAAACATCTCAGTTTGATTTTAAAAGACTAGCTGTAATAGATACTCCAGGTCTGTTTcacacaaaactaactaaaaaggAAGTCAGAACAGAGATCTATAAATGTTCATCGTTTGCTGCTCCTGGTCCTCATGTGTTCCTGATTGTGATAGAGCCAAATTTatttacagaaaaagaaaaagaaacagtaaaaatcATTAAGAAGCTGTTTGGAGATAATGCAGCACGTTACACCATGGTCTTATTTACCCAGAAAGACAATCTGAAGCCTGGTGCCGTCGACATAGGAGCATCAATTAGTAACAATCCAGCTCTCGGTGATCTCATTGATCAGTGCGGTGGGCGATATCATGTTTTTAACAACAGAGAAAAGGATCCCTCTCAGGTCAGAGAGCTGTTGGAAAAGATCAATACAATGGTTTGGGAAAATGGAGGAAGCTACTACACCAATGAAATGTTTGACAAGGCAGAGAGCGCTATAGAAAAAGAGATGGAGCGACTTATCAAAGCTGAAccagaaatgacaaaaaaagaagtgagACACAGAGCAGAAAGAAAGAATGGGTTTATTCAACAAAGTTTTCTTGCCGCTGTCACTACAGTTGCTCCAGGACTTAGTGCTGGTGCTGGTGCTGGAACTATTGCTGCTGCAATTGGGACTGGAATTGGTATAGAAGTTGCTATTGGTGGTGCTATTGGAACTATAGGAGGTCCAGTGGGAACTGCAGTAGGAGCTGCACTGGGAGCTGGAGTGGGTCTTGCAGTGGGAGCTATAgctttgaaaatgaaaacaaacgatTGTGTTACACAGTGA